The following proteins are encoded in a genomic region of Corylus avellana chromosome ca4, CavTom2PMs-1.0:
- the LOC132177063 gene encoding transcription termination factor MTEF1, chloroplastic, whose translation MPAAGATALHSFLCFSPQKPSSSPPLNSQQSNGTLAAKPKSVLQNHPLYTPTHENISLQIKEKILCLEIMGVDSGKALSQNPSLHEASLESVHSIISFLQAKGIRQKDLPRIFGMCPKILTSNIKTDLNPVFIFLSQYLGVPDHNFRRVINKCPRLLACSVSDQLKPAFFYLQRLGFKDLEALAYHDSVLLVSSVEITLIPKLKYLESLGLSRDEAVGMALRCPALLTFSIENNFKPKFEYFAVVMERKLEELKEFPQYFAFSLEKRIKPRHEKVLQSGVEVPLPLMLKSTDEEFAGLIRQGG comes from the coding sequence ATGcctgctgcaggagcaacagcATTACATTCTTTCCTCTGCTTCTCTCCTCAGAAACCATCATCTTCACCGCCACTAAATTCCCAGCAATCAAACGGCACCTTGGCAGCAAAACCCAAAAGCGTCCTCCAAAACCACCCACTCTACACACCAACCCATGAAAATATCTCCCTccaaatcaaagagaaaatccTCTGCCTTGAAATCATGGGTGTTGACTCAGGGAAAGCCCTCTCCCAAAACCCTTCTCTACACGAAGCCTCCCTCGAATCCGTCCACTCCATCATCTCCTTCCTCCAAGCCAAAGGCATTCGCCAGAAGGACTTGCCCAGAATCTTTGGCATGTGCCCCAAAATTCTCACCTCCAACATCAAAACTGACCTTAACCCAGTTTTCATCTTCCTCTCACAATACCTTGGAGTCCCAGATCATAACTTTAGAAGGGTCATCAACAAATGCCCAAGATTGCTTGCTTGCAGTGTAAGCGACCAGCTGAAACCAGCCTTTTTTTACCTTCAGAGACTTGGGTTCAAGGACTTGGAGGCCTTGGCTTACCATGATTCTGTCTTGTTGGTTTCTAGTGTAGAGATCACCCTGATTCCCAAGCTGAAGTATTTGGAAAGTTTGGGGCTTTCCAGGGATGAGGCTGTGGGGATGGCTTTAAGGTGCCCGGCCCTGTTGACATTCAGCATCGAGAATAATTTTAAGCCAAAGTTTGAGTACTTTGCTGTGGTGATGGAGAGGAAGTTGGAGGAGTTGAAGGAATTCCCTCAGTATTTTGCATTTAGTTTGGAGAAGAGGATAAAGCCTAGGCACGAGAAAGTCTTGCAGAGTGGCGTGGAAGTCCCTTTGCCACTGATGCTTAAGAGCACTGATGAAGAGTTTGCTGGATTGATAAGACAAGGGGGGTAA